The stretch of DNA GGATCAATATGGACGAGGTCGTCGTGAAGGAATCACAAAAGTGCGCAACCCTCGGACTGTTCAATTTGTCGTAAGGCCGGATCTGCCATCCATTCATCCGTATGGCATGCGATCCTCCGTAACCATAAACAAGAGCCGGTTACCACACCTTTCAAGGCGTGGAACCGGCTCTTTAATTATCAGGATTGGAAACTCATCCGTTCTTGGAGTGATAAGCCTCGTCATCCGAACGTCTTCTGTTGCGGCGACGGCGTCTGGCCGCCAGTCTGTCAACATTCTGCTTCAAACCGTACAAGGCGTAAAGGGCCAGCAGGACAAAGATCATTTTGGAAATCTGGTCCGGAAATACAACGGCAACAGCGACAGCAATGATAATGACGACCGGTGCGCCGATGACCGCTTTTTTGGGCAGCCCGACTTTTTTGAAATTCGGATACTTCACCGTGCTGACCATCAGGTAGGACAACAGCAGCGCAGCGATAACCATAAAAATCGGAGACACATCTTTATGGAACAGAGACAGCGTCGCCAGTACGCCTCCGGCAGCCGGGATAGGCAGGCCGATGAAATACCCGGGAACGCCCGGGTGAACGTTGAAGCGAGCTAAACGCAGCGCGCCGAACATTGGAAAAATAGCGGTAACCGACCAAGCCAACGCATTATGCAAATCATGCAGACTTGTCACGTACATTATAAGAGCGGGTGCGACACCAAAGGAAACGACATCCGACAGCGAGTCCAGCTCTTTACCGAATTCGCTTTCCGCGCCAAGGGCTCGGGCAACGCGGCCGTCCAGGCAATCGGCAAGCATCGCGATAATGACCATAATTGC from Paenibacillus sophorae encodes:
- the pssA gene encoding CDP-diacylglycerol--serine O-phosphatidyltransferase, coding for MIQKSIPSLFTLGNLLLGMFGIMMALNGKIGMAAIMVIIAMLADCLDGRVARALGAESEFGKELDSLSDVVSFGVAPALIMYVTSLHDLHNALAWSVTAIFPMFGALRLARFNVHPGVPGYFIGLPIPAAGGVLATLSLFHKDVSPIFMVIAALLLSYLMVSTVKYPNFKKVGLPKKAVIGAPVVIIIAVAVAVVFPDQISKMIFVLLALYALYGLKQNVDRLAARRRRRNRRRSDDEAYHSKNG